In Phoenix dactylifera cultivar Barhee BC4 chromosome 1, palm_55x_up_171113_PBpolish2nd_filt_p, whole genome shotgun sequence, the genomic stretch GCtaatgcctttttcttttctacctTAACTATTTAGTAAACAGAAGTCATTTATGTTAGGTAGTCGCCATAATAGATATTCTATTTTTATATGCTTGGTTCAGTTATAGAAGCAATTTGATGTATTCGTTACAAGAAACTTGAAAAATTTCATTATGACCTAAAAAATTTTCCATGCATTATCCATGAAGTCTATTAACTCCATATGATAGAGAAAAGGAATGGACAGCTTGATGTTTATATGATATAGATTGTTTCAAATAGACAGGTTTTTGAAATTATGAGCCTTTTTCATAGTTTGCTTTTTTTCAGTTTTCACCGAAATAATTCTTGTTTGCAGGGCAAGGTAGATTTCAAAGATACAGAAACATACGAATTTTTGTTTAAGGACTACTGGGAAATCATAAAGGATCAGGAAGGATTAACGTTGGTTGATCTTCATGCTGCTAATGCTCTTCTTAAACGAGGTGAAAATTGCAAGAGTGAATCAGATTCTGATAAGTTTCCCGAGGAGGAGTTCTTGTCTGAATGTGATGACTTGGGAGATGATTGTCATAATGAGATGTCACTCCTTGATGATTTAAAAGTAAAGCGTGGTAAAATGAAATTTCCAATAAAAAGGTGTAGGTCAAGGAGAAAGTATATTGGTTGGGGTTCAGAGGAGCTCATTGGATTCCTTACATCCATTGGTAAGGGTACAGAAGAACCTCTTACACAATTGGATGCTTCTGAAATTGTTAAGGATTATGTCCAAGCAAACAATCTTTTTCATCCTgacaagaagaagaataaggtcGTAGTGTGTGATGAGAAGCTGTATTCTCTTTTCAGAAAAAAGAAAGTGAAGGTTCATAAAATCTACAGCTTACTGGAAAGCCATCTTGCTGCAGACGATGATATGGatgatgaattttcttttagctcggatgatgatgacaacTCAATTATCAGGAGAAAGTGCCGAAGGACAAATTCTGATTCCAAAATTCGTAAATCAGAGCCAAATCATTACAAGCAAAAGGTTATGGAACCACTCAAAAGCTGCTATGCTTCTGTGATCGACAGAAATATTAAATTAGTCTATCTGAGAAGGTCTTTAATCATGAATCTTCTGAAAAACCCTGAGACTTTTGAAAACAAAGTCACCGGTTGCTTCGTGAGGGTTAAAAATGATCCCAAAGATTTCTACTGTCGACCTCAAAAGCTATACCAGCTTGGGCAAGTGACAGGTACCTGCATTCATGTGCATGCATTTATGCTTCCTGCTGTCCCTTTTAAGCATGTGCTCCTCCTAGGGGAGGAGTAGACCTCAAAATGGGTATGTGCCATATGTTGGCACCTTTTGTTTTCTGCCAGAGAGAAATATACAAACCCCTTTGACTTTTCAGTCAGGGGTAAGTGACTTATGCAAGTCTGGGTGAATATATGTCTACCATGCACCCATTTGATATTAGTTGGCCTTTTCACAGAATGGAGAGCCATGTATACAcaaacacatacatacatacatacttatatatgtatatatattggtTGTAGAAGACATAATTTCTGTTTTCATACCAGGTATTAAGAAGGCTCCACATGCATACAAGGTAGGAGAGACATTGATGGATACCGTCCTATGtgtttccaatatgtgtagggATATCCAAATAACTATGTTGTCAGATGATGATTTTGAGGAGGTATTCCCAGTAAGACTTCTGTTGTACACTTTGTTAAGCATTGCATCATTTCATACAATATCTTATTTCTCAAACTCATCATCAATGAGTTTAAGTGAAAATATGCAATTCTCTGTTCTGAAATGTATACTGTTGGGTTACTATACAATTCTTATCTTCTCTTTTGGCAGGTGTTGCTTTCGATgatatttctaattttttaattCACATGTAACTCAGCACTATCTTTTGAGATTTTATGCAAGCACCTGGCTTAATTC encodes the following:
- the LOC120113263 gene encoding uncharacterized protein At5g08430-like isoform X12, coding for MRKTKKNKEEIAEDYCFTCKDGGHLRVCDYKNCLKSYHPQCVGKDLSFLETDEVWTCGWHLCFICQKSSRFQCFCCPSSVCRNCIREAEFVQVKKRMKGFCNNCLKLAILIEENIDVDSDGGKVDFKDTETYEFLFKDYWEIIKDQEGLTLVDLHAANALLKRGENCKSESDSDKFPEEEFLSECDDLGDDCHNEMSLLDDLKVKRGKMKFPIKRCRSRRKYIGWGSEELIGFLTSIGKGTEEPLTQLDASEIVKDYVQANNLFHPDKKKNKVVVCDEKLYSLFRKKKVKVHKIYSLLESHLAADDDMDDEFSFSSDDDDNSIIRRKCRRTNSDSKIRKSEPNHYKQKVMEPLKSCYASVIDRNIKLVYLRRSLIMNLLKNPETFENKVTGCFVRVKNDPKDFYCRPQKLYQLGQVTGIKKAPHAYKVGETLMDTVLCVSNMCRDIQITMLSDDDFEEEECEDLCKLVKKGLLKRPTVEELEKKVRIVHEDITNHWIDREIVKLQKLIDQANDKGWRRELFEYIDRRELLCTPAERARLLKEIPQVIADTEEEVEVITDTLLESHGENKGGNIAIMEALPEEAKSGNGAFSCENAAEERSEGNGADSHENAVEGQPEDIFPLFCLGIASQGQAAMKIGEATRLFDLVKYFFLYKPVLIKQHLCTICRTLAILIL